One genomic segment of Salinibacter grassmerensis includes these proteins:
- a CDS encoding NAD(P)/FAD-dependent oxidoreductase, protein MTVSIWQQAHQKRETAYDVIVVGGGIVGCSTAYWLSRRAPSLDVALLEARALGAEASGRNAGFVLQGTHADYRTDVERYGKRTARRLWQFTRENRDLLAAELRGTAFSWRADGALVAAGTAEEDERLRASLPHLRAAGAPAVHLDAEETNDRIGASGFHGSLFVTTGAAVNPLHLVQHVAAESGADVHTQHPVGHVRWRGSGAVLETPDRHFRAPKVVFALGPALPELVPEASSVVRSVRAQMLATAPADSVQIPVPVYSHRGGFYVRQRDDGRVLVGGGRHAHREAEETSRDATTPAVQATIERYLHTHFPWSQSLGIEQRWSGTMGFSPDGRPVVGRVPEHPEGVFATGFTGHGMGYGFRMGRLMADLVWADEEPEALDLFAASRFEKPDTEQAEAAPNRPQSTDS, encoded by the coding sequence ATGACGGTCTCCATCTGGCAGCAGGCGCACCAGAAGCGAGAAACGGCCTACGACGTGATCGTCGTGGGCGGGGGCATTGTCGGATGCTCGACGGCTTACTGGCTGAGCCGCCGCGCCCCATCGCTGGATGTCGCCCTGCTCGAAGCGCGGGCGCTGGGCGCCGAGGCGAGCGGGCGGAATGCAGGATTTGTCCTGCAGGGCACGCACGCCGACTACCGCACGGACGTGGAGCGCTACGGCAAGCGGACGGCCCGTCGGCTGTGGCAGTTCACACGGGAGAACCGCGATCTCCTCGCGGCGGAACTGCGTGGGACTGCGTTTTCGTGGCGGGCCGACGGTGCTCTCGTCGCGGCCGGCACTGCGGAGGAGGACGAGCGGCTGCGGGCGAGCCTGCCTCACCTGCGTGCAGCGGGTGCGCCCGCCGTCCACCTCGACGCGGAGGAGACCAACGATCGGATCGGGGCCTCGGGGTTCCACGGAAGCCTCTTTGTAACCACGGGGGCCGCGGTAAACCCGCTCCACCTCGTCCAACATGTGGCTGCAGAGAGCGGCGCCGACGTACACACGCAGCATCCGGTCGGACACGTGCGCTGGCGCGGGTCCGGGGCCGTGTTGGAGACCCCCGACCGGCACTTTCGGGCGCCCAAGGTGGTCTTCGCCCTCGGCCCCGCGCTTCCGGAGCTCGTCCCCGAAGCGTCGTCCGTCGTGCGCTCGGTGCGGGCGCAGATGCTGGCGACCGCCCCCGCCGATTCAGTGCAGATTCCGGTGCCGGTCTACTCCCACCGCGGCGGGTTTTACGTGCGGCAGCGGGACGATGGGCGCGTGCTCGTGGGGGGCGGCCGGCACGCGCATCGTGAGGCCGAGGAGACGAGCCGCGACGCGACGACGCCGGCGGTGCAGGCCACGATCGAACGGTACCTCCATACCCACTTCCCGTGGAGTCAGTCGCTCGGCATTGAGCAGCGTTGGAGCGGAACGATGGGCTTCTCGCCGGACGGACGGCCCGTGGTGGGGCGGGTGCCAGAGCACCCGGAAGGCGTCTTTGCCACCGGGTTTACGGGGCACGGCATGGGATACGGCTTCCGAATGGGCCGCCTGATGGCGGATCTGGTGTGGGCGGATGAGGAGCCCGAGGCCCTCGACTTGTTTGCCGCCTCCCGCTTCGAGAAACCGGACACAGAACAGGCGGAAGCCGCCCCGAACCGACCCCAGTCCACTGATTCTTGA
- a CDS encoding zinc ribbon domain-containing protein, whose product MSDTTRPCPSCGARVPASSDRCDLCGTAVDESGTEADADASEAEGAEPDPGRPQEASSGSDSTDAEPDASPSVFCNQCGWENPPGARYCSQCGEELQDLSGTDAPEGTRPVTADLPTSASDGTGEEAPDPEVPVSSKDAERAMGRQIAMLVGGALVLVVGLFFATQWSAQYEWGGDEAEGAPSSPAGNEASASGAAGGSPPMQSGGTGGGDELTDLQTLLEEAGTSSVGGAMAGQIDSLEAAIEQASGTDKRQAQAELVNLLIGVGQPGRAAVVQDDIADATGAADAQRRAADLLYRWMQQLQGEGQRQQVLEVARHAARAYQAVVDQRPEDLDARTRMGEAYLLTNRPMRGIQAINAVLDDDSTFVPARFQKGLALLQINRLDQATTEFEQVKEFAEEGSPFTRQAEQALKIIEKQRQQSSSEAPSGSGGAGAP is encoded by the coding sequence ATGTCCGATACCACCCGCCCCTGTCCGTCGTGCGGTGCACGCGTGCCGGCCTCGTCCGATCGCTGCGATCTGTGCGGAACCGCTGTCGATGAGTCGGGCACGGAGGCCGACGCAGATGCGTCTGAGGCAGAGGGGGCCGAGCCCGACCCCGGTCGGCCCCAAGAGGCCTCGTCCGGTTCCGACAGTACCGATGCCGAGCCGGACGCCAGCCCATCCGTCTTCTGCAACCAGTGTGGGTGGGAAAACCCGCCGGGTGCGCGGTACTGCAGCCAGTGCGGCGAAGAGCTTCAGGATCTTTCTGGGACGGACGCCCCTGAGGGAACGCGTCCGGTCACGGCGGATCTCCCTACGAGCGCCTCCGACGGGACGGGCGAGGAAGCCCCCGACCCGGAGGTCCCGGTCTCCTCAAAAGATGCGGAACGCGCGATGGGCCGGCAAATCGCGATGCTCGTGGGCGGGGCACTCGTGCTCGTGGTTGGCCTCTTCTTCGCGACGCAGTGGAGTGCGCAATACGAGTGGGGTGGGGACGAGGCCGAAGGGGCGCCGTCAAGTCCCGCCGGGAATGAGGCGTCCGCCTCCGGCGCAGCCGGCGGATCGCCGCCCATGCAGTCCGGGGGGACGGGGGGAGGAGACGAGCTGACGGACCTTCAAACCCTCCTCGAAGAAGCGGGCACGTCGTCGGTCGGGGGAGCGATGGCTGGACAGATCGACTCGCTAGAGGCTGCGATCGAGCAAGCGTCGGGGACGGACAAACGACAGGCACAGGCGGAGCTGGTCAATCTCCTGATTGGGGTGGGACAGCCGGGACGGGCGGCCGTGGTGCAGGACGACATTGCGGATGCCACCGGCGCTGCCGACGCTCAGCGTCGCGCCGCCGACCTGCTGTACCGCTGGATGCAACAGCTGCAGGGGGAGGGACAGCGGCAGCAGGTCCTTGAAGTGGCCCGGCACGCAGCCCGGGCCTACCAGGCGGTGGTGGACCAACGTCCCGAGGACCTGGACGCCCGGACCCGGATGGGGGAAGCCTATCTGCTGACGAACCGCCCAATGCGGGGCATCCAAGCGATCAACGCAGTGCTCGACGACGACTCGACGTTCGTCCCGGCCCGGTTCCAGAAGGGGCTCGCGCTCCTGCAGATTAACCGGCTGGACCAGGCGACGACGGAGTTCGAGCAGGTAAAGGAATTTGCCGAGGAAGGGTCCCCGTTCACGCGACAGGCCGAGCAGGCCCTCAAGATCATTGAGAAACAACGGCAGCAATCTTCCTCTGAGGCGCCGTCCGGATCGGGAGGCGCTGGGGCTCCGTAG
- a CDS encoding sigma 54-interacting transcriptional regulator, with protein sequence MDHARTIAMATTLLADGRTGDVADMVEPLLDPVTAPAASTGQILLRGLLARVEVTRRDRPERALELLPTVEEVSDSCTCVRADVALWRGWAHVRRSESVDEATRGLHLLKEGRELFASICDPVGRCWALLGQAAAYSALDEHGLLHRVLDDASGLLDRLQDTQAAEWLDELRRRSPSANPKHDGARSGATADPTTVVDGFVAESREMQAVAETIRKIQPSRSPVLITGEGGAGKRLVARTIHATSTRADGPLEYVSCDPTQAGASLSAQLFGAEANAGADGSSQTGAVQAADGGTLIVGDIDALPRPLQSSLLDLLDGQASPLAETADGDPLDVRVLATTTADLDARVEEGRFRPALRNRLRVISLHVPPLRERRPDIPLLVRHFLNQMRPEGSSLVSITHPAMEALLRYNWPGNVRQLRNEIERALVHVQSEPAPTITLDMLLDTIVENARERTAAHTSRDTSDAILEPDRTLNDVLSRTEKAVIERVLRACDGQVTASADVLGLTRQGLYKKMKRLGIDASAFQPTSEPTPAS encoded by the coding sequence ATGGATCACGCACGCACCATTGCGATGGCCACCACCCTTCTCGCCGACGGGCGGACGGGAGACGTGGCCGACATGGTGGAGCCGTTGCTCGATCCCGTAACAGCCCCGGCCGCCAGCACGGGGCAGATTCTGCTCCGGGGACTGTTGGCCCGTGTCGAAGTGACTCGCCGTGACCGCCCGGAGCGGGCGCTCGAACTGCTGCCCACAGTCGAGGAGGTGTCGGACTCCTGCACGTGTGTGCGAGCCGACGTGGCGCTCTGGCGCGGCTGGGCCCATGTGCGCCGTTCCGAGTCGGTGGACGAGGCGACCCGGGGCCTGCACCTGCTGAAGGAGGGGCGCGAGCTTTTTGCCTCGATCTGCGACCCCGTCGGCCGCTGCTGGGCGCTTTTGGGGCAGGCAGCGGCCTACAGTGCCCTTGACGAGCACGGCCTCCTGCACCGTGTGCTCGACGACGCCTCAGGCCTCCTTGATCGCCTTCAAGACACCCAGGCGGCGGAGTGGCTCGACGAGCTTCGCCGCCGGTCTCCCTCGGCGAATCCCAAACACGACGGGGCTCGGTCGGGCGCTACGGCAGATCCGACGACGGTCGTGGACGGGTTCGTGGCGGAGAGCCGCGAGATGCAGGCCGTAGCCGAAACGATTCGGAAAATTCAACCGAGCCGGAGCCCCGTTCTCATTACCGGAGAAGGCGGCGCCGGGAAGCGCCTCGTGGCGCGCACGATCCACGCCACCAGCACCCGAGCCGATGGTCCCTTAGAGTACGTTTCGTGCGATCCGACGCAGGCCGGTGCGTCTCTCAGCGCACAGCTGTTCGGCGCCGAAGCAAACGCGGGGGCAGACGGGTCGTCCCAGACTGGGGCCGTGCAGGCCGCCGACGGAGGAACCCTCATCGTCGGGGACATTGACGCCCTCCCTCGTCCCCTGCAGTCCTCGCTGCTCGATCTCCTCGACGGGCAAGCCTCTCCCCTGGCAGAAACGGCCGACGGCGACCCGCTGGACGTTCGCGTCCTCGCCACAACGACCGCTGACCTCGACGCCCGCGTGGAGGAGGGCCGCTTCCGGCCGGCGCTGCGCAATCGGCTGCGCGTAATTTCGCTCCACGTTCCCCCCCTCCGGGAGCGACGCCCCGACATCCCCCTCCTCGTCCGCCACTTCCTAAATCAGATGCGCCCAGAGGGCTCGTCCCTGGTCTCCATCACGCACCCGGCCATGGAGGCCCTGCTCCGCTACAACTGGCCGGGCAACGTGCGGCAACTACGCAACGAGATCGAACGGGCGCTGGTGCACGTGCAGAGCGAACCGGCCCCGACGATCACGCTCGACATGCTTCTCGACACGATTGTCGAAAATGCTCGAGAGCGGACGGCGGCGCACACGTCTCGGGACACCTCGGACGCCATTCTGGAGCCCGACCGAACCCTCAACGACGTACTCTCCCGCACCGAAAAGGCTGTCATCGAACGAGTGCTCCGCGCCTGTGACGGTCAGGTGACGGCCTCGGCGGACGTGCTGGGCCTGACCCGGCAGGGGCTCTACAAGAAAATGAAGCGGCTCGGCATCGACGCTTCCGCCTTCCAGCCGACCTCGGAGCCAACTCCCGCGTCCTGA
- a CDS encoding TPM domain-containing protein: MDTMIDGLDQDRIRDAVGRAEERTAGEIVPVVVPRSDDYEVAVWRGIGAATLLVLTGVLLTLQFYDGWGLGWLFAPWGVALSVLVAGTVGGVLTRYVYPLQRLLVGSDRLDETVHRRAMQAFVEEEVFDTRDRTGILLFVSLREHRIEVLGDAGINQQVEPDDWADVVARIQRGIQNSNLTEGLVEAVEMCGSLLERKGVEIRPDDENELTDSVRTPGREPDDE, from the coding sequence ATGGACACGATGATTGACGGCCTCGATCAGGACCGCATTCGGGACGCGGTGGGTCGCGCGGAGGAGCGGACGGCCGGCGAGATTGTGCCGGTGGTGGTGCCACGGAGTGACGACTACGAAGTGGCCGTGTGGCGGGGGATTGGCGCGGCCACGCTCCTCGTCCTCACGGGGGTGCTGCTCACGCTTCAGTTTTACGATGGGTGGGGCCTCGGGTGGCTCTTTGCCCCGTGGGGCGTGGCGTTGTCGGTTCTCGTGGCCGGAACGGTGGGGGGCGTCCTCACGCGATACGTCTATCCCTTGCAGCGATTGCTAGTGGGGAGCGACCGCCTCGACGAGACCGTGCACCGCCGGGCCATGCAGGCGTTCGTCGAGGAGGAGGTGTTCGACACGCGAGACCGAACCGGCATTCTGCTTTTCGTCTCCCTCCGAGAGCACCGGATCGAGGTGCTCGGGGACGCCGGCATCAACCAGCAGGTGGAGCCGGACGATTGGGCAGACGTGGTCGCCCGCATCCAGCGCGGGATCCAAAACAGCAACCTGACGGAGGGGCTCGTGGAGGCGGTTGAGATGTGTGGCAGTCTCCTGGAGCGAAAGGGAGTAGAAATCCGCCCCGACGACGAGAATGAACTCACAGACAGCGTCCGCACCCCAGGGCGAGAGCCGGACGACGAGTGA
- a CDS encoding SUF system Fe-S cluster assembly protein produces MPGGGGGGGAADIPEEKEQSDIELPETIPDHVQDTPDDDLYQRVVESLREIYDPEIPVNIYDLGLIYHLDMGEDSHVDVLMTLTAPNCPAAGVLPGQAEDAVRETEGVESVNLEMTFEPPFAPQMMSEEARLELGFM; encoded by the coding sequence ATGCCCGGCGGCGGAGGAGGCGGAGGGGCCGCCGACATCCCCGAGGAGAAAGAACAGTCCGACATCGAACTTCCGGAAACCATTCCGGATCACGTTCAGGACACGCCGGACGACGACCTTTACCAGCGGGTTGTAGAGTCACTCCGCGAGATTTATGACCCGGAGATTCCGGTCAACATCTATGACCTTGGGCTGATCTACCACCTCGACATGGGGGAGGACAGCCATGTGGACGTGTTGATGACCCTCACGGCGCCGAATTGCCCGGCCGCAGGCGTCCTGCCCGGCCAGGCGGAGGATGCGGTGCGCGAGACAGAAGGCGTCGAGAGCGTCAATCTCGAAATGACCTTCGAGCCGCCCTTCGCTCCGCAGATGATGTCCGAAGAGGCCCGCCTTGAGCTCGGCTTCATGTAA
- a CDS encoding VOC family protein — translation MPADSSPSEADPPTAVDVQLDHASVMTTDLDAAVSFYVDLIGLSLRTVEDDPVRDGRRRALLTDDRGRDVVELIEMEEMKHPTVPGRGGIHHLGFSLPSREWHSLRSRLDAAGHPYEEVKGRLFARDADGLVLEIEKG, via the coding sequence ATGCCTGCCGATTCTTCTCCTTCCGAAGCGGATCCCCCAACCGCCGTGGACGTCCAACTCGACCACGCCTCCGTCATGACGACGGACCTCGACGCGGCCGTTTCGTTCTACGTCGACCTCATCGGGCTGTCGCTGCGCACCGTGGAGGACGACCCTGTGCGCGACGGCCGCCGGCGCGCCCTGCTCACCGACGACCGCGGGCGGGACGTCGTTGAGCTAATCGAAATGGAAGAGATGAAACACCCCACGGTGCCGGGACGGGGCGGCATCCATCACCTCGGCTTCTCCCTTCCCTCCCGCGAGTGGCATTCGCTGCGCTCTCGTCTCGACGCGGCCGGCCATCCCTACGAGGAAGTTAAGGGCCGGCTTTTCGCCCGGGATGCCGACGGGCTGGTGCTCGAGATCGAAAAGGGATAG
- a CDS encoding HU family DNA-binding protein: MSMTKADLIDQIADGTGLTKIETRAVVEGFMTAVRGAMKEGRRIELREFGVFEVQHRAPRTGRNPQTNEPVEIEDRYKPVFRPSDKLSEAVDAAHKADEA, encoded by the coding sequence ATGTCCATGACCAAAGCAGACCTCATCGACCAAATTGCCGATGGGACCGGCCTCACAAAAATCGAGACGCGGGCAGTCGTGGAGGGCTTCATGACGGCGGTGCGCGGGGCGATGAAGGAGGGCAGGCGCATTGAGCTCCGCGAGTTTGGGGTGTTTGAGGTTCAGCACCGAGCCCCCCGGACCGGGCGCAACCCCCAGACCAACGAGCCAGTCGAGATCGAGGACCGGTACAAGCCGGTGTTTCGTCCGTCGGACAAGCTGAGTGAGGCCGTAGACGCGGCGCACAAGGCCGACGAGGCGTAG
- a CDS encoding M1 family metallopeptidase, whose product MRARLSVLLLFLLCSPALALAQSPSHWQQHVDYEMDIRLNPETHQVDGRQRLTYTNNSPDTLRTVYYHLYFNAFQPQSMMAERNRHLPDPDGRTVPRIFNLTPDEQGRQTVESLTQDGTPVSYEVNDTVLRVDLAAPIPPGTSTTFVMDYRSQVPLQTRRSGRDSRGDDIDYTMTQWYPKMAEYDERGWHANYYVNREYYAPYGEFDVEITLPAEYTIGATGVLQNPEEVGHGYDIDGNGSWRPSDGLPETDTLTWHFRAEDVHNFAWSADPDYIHDKVTADGTTHHILYKPGVAEQWRPLRTNMPDITAFFSDEYGDYPYPQMTVAQGGDGGMEYPMFTVVSSYDGPEFEAKSSYRSILGTTVHEFAHMWYYSALGSNEADYAWMDEGFTSYATTEGMAHLAGRPANHTGARQSVVTMQKLGIAEPFSTPADWFSTNAAYGITSYPGGQMLVDMMGYVIGDAQRDQWLRRYFRERGGMHPDPFDLELFAEQESGLMLDWYFQQVTESTRTVDDAIVGLSQERAGDSVAVDLTLERKGSLRLPQDVKLTLADGSTQWLNVPLASMHGHKPVPDDWIVTEPWPWVALEKTVSVTVDSRVEKAVVDPNGETPDVNRLNNSTTLPLRTHVLRAPQPSWSHYELGVRPLAGYAHDFGFGGGVQVRGQYFRGERRLRGTVTLWPEVLFSGGDEPTLQNSDLPRPGPFLPSDNGTGTWFDGLDYEFRYEHPVDPFGARATVELSAAKHLGVFENRLSLRLPLSSPLADQSERLRLSAVHQLNLSDRAFGLSRTPYNEVRDPSGNVLGTRDQIFNPWGQSQALFAQLNYTRARDGNRISAVTELGGTLRAFDSDTSPAGSFDQASRIGLTAQKTAELGLFTGRANLQFGLGASNLLPHKQFVLGGQSLENQWRSDTYRQASAAFEQPVSDAHLVGFGSSGPVAYLRAANGRLGLSGENITAGRLSLGGTPFPTVNALSPLRLSAFSGIGTTWNEGAFLSGFAADDLKADAGIGARYSISEIPHLDRWTAQSDFLQGLDVVAKFPLWASDPGLIEGSTGEFDFRWLIGIEL is encoded by the coding sequence ATGCGCGCCCGTCTCTCTGTTCTCCTCCTTTTTCTCTTGTGCAGCCCCGCCTTGGCCCTCGCACAGTCGCCGAGCCACTGGCAACAGCACGTCGACTACGAGATGGACATTCGCCTCAACCCGGAGACCCATCAGGTCGACGGCCGTCAGCGACTGACCTACACCAACAACTCGCCGGACACGCTCCGCACGGTCTACTACCACCTGTACTTCAATGCCTTTCAGCCGCAGTCGATGATGGCGGAGCGCAATCGGCATCTCCCCGACCCCGACGGGCGCACAGTGCCGCGCATCTTCAACCTGACGCCGGACGAGCAGGGGCGGCAGACGGTGGAGTCCCTTACCCAGGACGGCACGCCCGTCTCCTACGAGGTGAACGATACGGTTCTGCGAGTGGATCTCGCCGCCCCGATCCCGCCCGGCACGTCCACCACCTTCGTCATGGACTACCGCTCGCAGGTGCCCCTTCAGACACGCCGGAGCGGACGGGACAGCCGCGGGGACGACATCGACTATACCATGACGCAGTGGTATCCCAAGATGGCGGAGTACGACGAGCGGGGCTGGCACGCCAACTACTACGTTAACCGCGAGTACTATGCGCCGTACGGCGAGTTCGACGTAGAGATCACCCTTCCCGCCGAGTATACGATTGGCGCCACCGGCGTTCTCCAAAACCCCGAAGAGGTCGGGCACGGCTACGACATTGACGGCAACGGCTCGTGGCGCCCATCGGACGGCCTGCCGGAAACGGATACGCTCACCTGGCACTTTCGGGCCGAAGACGTCCACAACTTCGCCTGGTCGGCCGACCCCGATTACATTCACGACAAGGTGACGGCGGACGGCACCACGCACCACATCCTTTACAAGCCCGGGGTTGCTGAGCAGTGGCGCCCGCTGCGAACCAACATGCCCGACATCACGGCGTTCTTCAGCGACGAGTACGGCGACTACCCGTACCCGCAGATGACCGTGGCACAGGGCGGGGACGGCGGCATGGAGTACCCGATGTTTACGGTCGTGAGCAGCTACGACGGGCCCGAGTTTGAGGCGAAGAGCAGTTACCGGTCTATTCTCGGCACCACGGTCCACGAGTTTGCCCACATGTGGTACTACTCGGCCCTGGGCAGCAACGAGGCCGACTACGCCTGGATGGACGAGGGCTTCACGAGCTACGCCACGACCGAGGGGATGGCCCACCTCGCGGGGCGACCTGCGAACCACACTGGGGCCCGCCAGAGCGTCGTCACGATGCAGAAGCTGGGGATCGCCGAGCCGTTCAGCACCCCGGCCGACTGGTTCTCGACCAATGCCGCGTACGGCATCACCTCGTACCCCGGCGGACAGATGCTTGTGGACATGATGGGCTACGTCATTGGGGACGCGCAGCGCGACCAATGGCTGAGGCGCTACTTCCGCGAGCGGGGCGGAATGCACCCTGACCCGTTCGACCTGGAGCTGTTTGCCGAGCAGGAGAGCGGCCTCATGCTCGACTGGTATTTCCAGCAGGTGACCGAATCGACCCGTACGGTCGACGACGCGATCGTGGGCCTCAGCCAGGAGCGGGCGGGCGACAGTGTGGCGGTGGACCTAACCCTAGAGCGGAAGGGCTCTCTTCGCCTGCCGCAGGACGTGAAGCTCACCCTGGCCGACGGCTCGACGCAGTGGCTCAATGTGCCCCTGGCGTCGATGCACGGGCATAAGCCAGTCCCGGACGACTGGATCGTGACGGAGCCCTGGCCCTGGGTCGCTCTGGAAAAAACGGTGTCGGTGACGGTCGACAGTCGCGTTGAGAAGGCGGTAGTCGATCCGAACGGAGAGACGCCGGATGTCAACCGACTCAACAACTCCACGACCCTGCCGCTCCGGACGCACGTCCTCCGTGCCCCACAGCCGAGCTGGTCGCACTACGAGCTCGGCGTGCGGCCGCTGGCCGGATATGCCCATGACTTCGGGTTTGGCGGCGGCGTGCAGGTCCGTGGCCAGTACTTTCGGGGCGAGCGCCGGCTCCGCGGGACAGTGACCCTCTGGCCCGAGGTGCTGTTCTCAGGGGGAGACGAACCGACGCTTCAGAACTCTGATTTGCCTCGCCCAGGTCCATTTCTTCCCTCTGATAACGGTACAGGGACCTGGTTCGACGGCCTCGACTACGAATTTCGCTACGAGCACCCGGTCGACCCGTTCGGGGCTCGCGCCACGGTGGAACTTTCGGCAGCGAAGCACCTCGGTGTATTCGAAAATCGGCTTTCACTTCGGCTTCCCCTTTCATCCCCGCTTGCCGATCAATCTGAGCGGCTTCGCCTCTCCGCGGTGCATCAGTTGAATTTAAGTGATCGCGCCTTCGGGCTTTCACGAACCCCTTATAACGAGGTCCGAGATCCTAGTGGAAATGTACTGGGCACTCGGGACCAGATTTTCAATCCCTGGGGCCAGTCACAGGCTCTTTTCGCTCAGCTCAACTACACTAGAGCGCGGGATGGCAACCGCATCTCGGCCGTCACGGAACTCGGAGGCACCCTTCGCGCCTTCGACAGCGACACATCTCCGGCGGGGTCCTTCGATCAGGCCTCCCGGATCGGCCTCACTGCCCAGAAGACGGCGGAACTCGGTTTATTCACCGGCCGAGCAAACCTTCAGTTCGGTCTCGGCGCCAGCAATCTCCTCCCCCATAAACAATTCGTTCTTGGGGGACAATCTCTCGAAAACCAGTGGCGCAGCGACACGTACCGGCAGGCGAGTGCAGCCTTCGAGCAGCCCGTGTCAGATGCCCACCTCGTCGGCTTCGGGTCGTCGGGACCGGTCGCGTATCTCCGTGCCGCCAACGGGCGTCTCGGCCTCAGTGGCGAAAACATCACGGCCGGTCGGCTCTCGCTCGGTGGCACTCCGTTCCCCACCGTGAACGCCCTCTCGCCCCTGCGCCTCTCTGCCTTCTCGGGCATCGGCACGACGTGGAACGAGGGCGCGTTCCTCTCTGGATTTGCCGCGGACGACCTGAAGGCCGACGCCGGAATCGGCGCCCGCTACAGCATCTCCGAGATTCCCCACCTCGACCGGTGGACCGCCCAGTCCGATTTCCTACAGGGTCTGGACGTGGTGGCCAAGTTCCCACTTTGGGCCAGTGACCCGGGCCTCATTGAGGGCAGCACCGGCGAGTTCGACTTCCGCTGGCTGATTGGCATCGAGTTGTAG
- a CDS encoding MDR family oxidoreductase, with protein sequence MFSALVLDDAEGKIQAQVRRLHTNDLPRAESEEVRLEILYSSLNYKDGLAVTGSGQVIRGDYPIVPGIDLVGRVLDTAHEAFEEGDRVIGTGWQLGEVDWGGYSQEARVAGRKLVPLPDGLSPAQAMIIGTAGFTAMLSVMALGEHDVSPGAGEVVVTGASGGAGSIAVALLDALGHEVVASTGSETAHEYLRSLGADRIVHRHALEEGPSRPMESGRWAGAIDAVGGDTLATLIAQLKRHGSVASFGNAGGHELRTTVLPFILRGVNLLGIDSNTCPGDRRRAAWRRLADLLTDAHFGRIHARTISLGDIPEASRALLSGDVQGRILVDVQGSE encoded by the coding sequence ATGTTTTCGGCGCTTGTACTTGACGATGCAGAGGGGAAGATTCAGGCCCAGGTCCGGCGGCTCCATACCAATGACCTCCCGAGGGCCGAATCGGAGGAAGTGCGCCTAGAGATCTTGTACTCGAGCCTCAACTACAAAGACGGACTGGCCGTGACGGGCAGTGGGCAGGTCATTCGCGGAGACTACCCCATCGTGCCGGGCATCGACTTGGTCGGACGCGTCCTCGACACTGCCCACGAGGCATTCGAGGAAGGAGATCGCGTCATCGGGACTGGCTGGCAGTTGGGCGAGGTCGACTGGGGCGGCTACAGCCAAGAAGCCCGAGTGGCCGGTCGCAAGCTCGTCCCGCTTCCCGATGGGCTGTCCCCGGCCCAGGCCATGATTATTGGGACGGCTGGCTTTACCGCGATGCTTTCGGTGATGGCACTCGGCGAGCATGACGTATCTCCGGGAGCGGGAGAGGTCGTCGTGACGGGGGCGTCGGGCGGAGCCGGGAGCATCGCCGTTGCGCTGCTGGACGCCCTCGGACATGAAGTCGTCGCCTCCACGGGGAGCGAGACGGCGCACGAGTATCTTCGATCCCTGGGGGCCGATCGAATTGTGCATCGTCATGCCCTGGAGGAGGGCCCGTCCCGGCCGATGGAATCGGGGCGGTGGGCGGGAGCGATCGATGCGGTGGGGGGGGATACCCTCGCGACGCTCATCGCGCAATTGAAGCGGCACGGCAGCGTGGCGTCATTTGGGAATGCGGGGGGGCATGAACTGCGCACGACGGTCCTCCCGTTTATTCTGCGGGGCGTGAACCTGCTCGGCATCGACTCCAACACCTGCCCTGGCGACCGTCGTCGAGCGGCCTGGCGCCGGCTCGCGGACCTGCTCACCGACGCGCACTTTGGCCGCATCCACGCCCGGACGATTTCGCTTGGCGACATTCCAGAGGCCAGCCGAGCCCTTCTTTCGGGCGATGTGCAGGGCCGCATTCTCGTAGATGTGCAAGGAAGCGAATAA
- a CDS encoding DUF4174 domain-containing protein: MRTVLFACIVLVLPLPVMGTPADTIDVRLEDHQWEHRLLFVFAPSDASGARAEQEAAFEEHDPGFRERDLLILTVMGPSKGTQRAAPAADPQPLTEAAARRLRDRFDVPEDAFRVVLVGKDGTEKRRDPEPVTARSIFDTIDAMPMRQREMREQDGGGE; the protein is encoded by the coding sequence ATGCGAACGGTCCTCTTCGCCTGCATCGTCCTAGTGCTTCCCCTGCCGGTCATGGGCACCCCTGCCGACACGATCGATGTTCGTCTCGAGGACCATCAGTGGGAGCACCGGCTGCTGTTCGTGTTTGCGCCGTCCGACGCCAGTGGGGCGCGGGCCGAGCAGGAGGCCGCGTTCGAGGAGCACGACCCGGGGTTTCGGGAGCGGGACCTTCTGATACTGACCGTGATGGGCCCGAGCAAGGGCACGCAGCGGGCTGCCCCCGCCGCCGATCCGCAGCCGCTGACGGAGGCCGCGGCCCGGCGACTGCGCGACCGGTTCGACGTGCCGGAGGACGCGTTCCGGGTTGTGCTCGTCGGCAAGGACGGCACCGAGAAGCGCCGAGATCCCGAGCCGGTCACCGCCCGCTCCATCTTCGACACCATCGACGCCATGCCGATGCGCCAGCGCGAGATGCGGGAGCAGGACGGTGGGGGCGAGTAG